The genomic stretch ACTTCTCATcataggaatgctgggattgctcAAAATGGAGCACTTGTCTAACATTCCCAagaccctggatttgatctccagtaccacacacacataaagaactcAGGAGTGGGTATCCTCCTCTCCATCCACACTGGCACACCGTCATCCCTCGGCtgcagctgcctcctcctctccaggCTTTTGAGTCCATGGTCTCTTGTCCTAGCCCAGGTATAGCAGCTGTGGAACTAAAGAGACATTGGCCATCCATCTTCTGTTatagaccttgaacttcttagGACTGGCCCAAGTCTTCCTCCTTCCTATCCTTCGGACTTACAAGTAGACACTCTGTATATGTTACATTAGTCGGCTGACAGAAGAATAGGAAAATAGAAAGGAATGAAAAGTGGTGTgtgttagctgggcagtggtggcgcacacttttaatcttattgcctgggaggcagaggcaggtaatctctgagttcgaggccagcctggtctacagagtgagttccaggacagccagggctacacagagaaaccctaccttgaaaaagaaagaaaggaaagaaggaagaaaaagaaaagaaagaaagaaagaaagaaagaagccccTCTCGACCTCCCCTCACTTCTTGCTCCCCTTCCTCTTTTGTCCTCACCTGGTGGCTTCCTGTCGTTTATGGAAAGTGCGATTAGGGAAGTTGGCAGACAAGAAACTTTCATCATCTCCCAAGATGGGGGTCTTCTTGTTCCTGGCAGAGGCCTGGACAGCTGCCCGCAGCGCCTTCCAGGTCTGCTTCTGGGGACCTTTCCATGGGAACACAAAGTCTGGCTCACACTCTTTCCTGGTTCCCTGGGCAGTTCCACCCAGCATCCAGACAACTCCTGGCCCACCCCAGGCTCTACCACCGACCCCACCCCTCCATCTGAGCACAGATTTCTCAGGCTTGTGGCACCTCAGGCCTCCCTGCAGTACTAACCACATTCCAGTTCTTCCTGTAACTGCCTGTGTAGCCGCTCCAGGTCCCAGggccccttcaggtccttggccCTTGAGATCCCCTTCTGTGGCTTTCGGAGACTGTTGAAGGTCAAGCTGCTTCCCTGGTTGTGGCTCTGCAGCTCCCCCTCTTCTGAGCCCTTCTCTCCAGAATTCCCCCCGTTATTGGCAGAACTGCCCTTTCCCCTGTGGGGGTCACTGTGTTCCTCCTCCATCACCTCTGATATCAATTCCTCCTCCAAGATCAAGCTCTGCCCTGGGAGCTGAGGCAGTTCCCCAGAGCTGAGACTTTTCTCGGCCTCATCAGAATTCTGGCCTTCTATCTCTAAGACATCCTCAGACTCTGATCCTGACCCTTTCCCTGATAACCAGAAGCTAGGCTGATCTAGCCCTTGACTCTCCGCTTTGCTCAGAGGCAGGGGAAAATTGGCCCAGCCCCCTAGCTGATGTCTCCTCCCCACGATTTGCTCTTCCATCTTGTGGCAGGCTCGAAGGTCTTCTGAGAGGTTGGCTACTAACTTGTGCCTGGACTTGCACTGGGGGGCTGctggagggaggagcaggggTCGATGGCCCATGGCCATAGAGGAACTTGACTGAAACAGAGACTGGCCATCTATGATGAAGCTCTCCCAGGCCCactggaaagggaaggaaggctttCGAGAAGGTGGACTGAAGAGactgcaggaggaggaggaggagagaagtcaGAATGGGGGTCCTCCTAGTCCCCAGTGTACCTTCCAGTCCCTCCCTGGCAACTTACTCCTCTGCCTCAGCTGAGCCATGGCCTTTCTTGTTCCGCCTCCGGGGCTTTCGCTCTTTCTTTGTTGTCTGCCCTGCGCTGTAAGATCTTTGTAGCTGGCAGCTCTGATTCTGGAGACTGTCACCACTCCCAAGGCGCCTCTGGGCAGGGACAGGGGGAGAAGTGAGCTCTGACTAGCCTCCCATACCGTGCTTCACCTCACTTCACCTCCCAGGGGCTTCCTCTCTGTCTAGGCTGTGCTGTGGCTGCCTCTACCGCTCACTGATCATTCACTACCTCTTTTGTTAAGACAGCACAAGCTACAGACCTGGGTTGGGGAGGTGACTCACTAGGTAAAGGCAGTTATCACTCagctgacagcctgagttcagtccatcCCTGGGAAGCCACCCCTAGctgttgttctctgatctccacatgcactgtgcaacacacacacacacacacacgattaaagAGCTGTAGACACTTGGGCCCCAGACCTTTAGGCACTTACATATTTGATCTCCCCAAAGAAACCGGCAAGGGGGTTGAGCTTGCTGTCACACATCATGCAGAGTTAGGCTCATGCACTTCCAAAGAGCAGAGGTCACATGGCTGGTGAGTGGTGGGACTGAGACCCACACATGTCACTGTTTGAAGGTCCCAAATTTGTCACCACTGAACTCTGCCACGGGAAG from Mus caroli chromosome 19, CAROLI_EIJ_v1.1, whole genome shotgun sequence encodes the following:
- the Tsga10ip gene encoding testis-specific protein 10-interacting protein isoform X1, which translates into the protein MLNTDQLLVRALSERPRQSTEPLVPGTSTGLFRLLSSISPEDQRRLGSGDSLQNQSCQLQRSYSAGQTTKKERKPRRRNKKGHGSAEAEDLFSPPSRKPSFPFQWAWESFIIDGQSLFQSSSSMAMGHRPLLLPPAAPQCKSRHKLVANLSEDLRACHKMEEQIVGRRHQLGGWANFPLPLSKAESQGLDQPSFWLSGKGSGSESEDVLEIEGQNSDEAEKSLSSGELPQLPGQSLILEEELISEVMEEEHSDPHRGKGSSANNGGNSGEKGSEEGELQSHNQGSSLTFNSLRKPQKGISRAKDLKGPWDLERLHRQLQEELECGPQKQTWKALRAAVQASARNKKTPILGDDESFLSANFPNRTFHKRQEATRNLLRAWEQQQVKERQQAEVRRAREQQVQQQVARCLAAYASRGNRGTLAPQRKLEELRRKERQRFAEYQAELQGIQHRVQARPFLFQQAMQVRANSCAGPPPSPPTELLRQTNARLTANRRFSQVLSALGVDEDQLLAEAGNAESTPRKHRSNRSLRAEIEPSSQSPPKTEPTSSQPGRHPSPTLDPEYSPREKN
- the Tsga10ip gene encoding testis-specific protein 10-interacting protein isoform X2, producing MLNTDQLLVRALSERPRQSTEPLVPGTSTGLFRLLSSISPEDQRRLGSGDSLQNQSCQLQRSYSAGQTTKKERKPRRRNKKGHGSAEAEDLFSPPSRKPSFPFQWAWESFIIDGQSLFQSSSSMAMGHRPLLLPPAAPQCKSRHKLVANLSEDLRACHKMEEQIVGRRHQLGGWANFPLPLSKAESQGLDQPSFWLSGKGSGSESEDVLEIEGQNSDEAEKSLSSGELPQLPGQSLILEEELISEVMEEEHSDPHRGKGSSANNGGNSGEKGSEEGELQSHNQGSSLTFNSLRKPQKGISRAKDLKGPWDLERLHRQLQEELECGPQKQTWKALRAAVQASARNKKTPILGDDESFLSANFPNRTFHKRQEATRNLLRAWEQQQVKERQQAEVRRAREQQVQQQVARCLAAYASRGNRGTLAPQRKLEELRRKERQRFAEYQAELQGIQHRVQARPFLFQQAMQTNARLTANRRFSQVLSALGVDEDQLLAEAGNAESTPRKHRSNRSLRAEIEPSSQSPPKTEPTSSQPGRHPSPTLDPEYSPREKN